DNA from Brucella melitensis bv. 1 str. 16M:
CAACAATCCCGGTGTCTATCGCATGTTCAACAGCGATGGAGGCGTGCTTTATGTCGGCAAGGCGCGCAACCTCAAGAAGCGCGTTTCCAATTATGCGCGCGGCATTGGCCATTCCAATCGCATCACACGCATGATCCGTGAAACCGTGACGATGGAATTCGTCGTCACGCGCACGGAAACGGAAGCACTTCTGCTTGAAGCAAATCTCATCAAAAGATTGCGGCCACGCTTCAACGTGCTGATGCGCGACGACAAGTCGTTTCCGTATATTCTGCTGACCGGCGGCCACCGCGCGCCGGGCATTTTCAAGCATCGCGGCGCACGTTCGCGCAAGGGCGACTATTTCGGCCCCTTTGCTTCGGCGGGGGCTGTGGGCCGCACCATCAACGCGCTCCAGCGCGCTTTTTTACTGCGCACCTGCACCGATTCCGTCTTTGAAACCCGCACACGGCCCTGCCTGCTCTATCAGATCAAACGCTGCTCTGCGCCCTGCACCTATGAAATCAGCGACGAGGACTATGCCGGGCTTGTGGCAGAGGCCAAGGCCTTTCTTTCCGGCAAGAGCCAGTCGGTCAAGGATCATCTGGCAGCGGCAATGCAGGCAGCTTCCGCCGATCTCGATTTTGAACATGCCGCAGTCTATCGCGACCGTCTCGCCGCGCTTTCACACGTCCAGTCCCATCAGGGTATCAATCCGCAAACGGTCGAGGAAGCCGATGTTTTCGCCATCCATCAGGAAGGCGGCATGACCTGCATTCAGGTCTTCTTCTTCCGCACCGGCCAGAACTGGGGCAACCGCGCCTATTTTCCGAAAGCCGACAGTTCGCTCGGGCCAGCGGAAGTGCTAGGCGCTTTCCTGTCGCAGTTCTATGATGACAAGCCTTGCCCGAAACTCGTTCTCCTTTCGGAAACGGTCGAAGAACAATCCCTTATCACCGAGGCGCTCTCCACGCGCGCCGGTCATAAGGTCCAGGTCTCGGTGCCGCAGCGCGGTGAAAAGAAAGAACTCGTGCAGCACGCGCTGACCAATGCGCGCGAAGCACTTGGCCGCAGGCTGGCCGAAACCTCATCGCAGGCGCGCTTGCTACAGGGGCTTGCCGAAACATTCGGCCTGCCGCGCGCACCGCGCCGCATCGAGGTTTACGACAATTCCCACATCATGGGCACCAATGCGGTTGGCGGCATGATCGTCGCCGGGCCGGAAGGCTTTGTGAAAAACCAGTATCGTAAGTTCAATATCCGTTCGACCGACATTACGCCGGGCGATGATTTCGGCATGATGCGGGAGGTGATCGAGCGGCGCTTCTCACGTCTGGTAAAGGAACATGGAACCCCTGCCGGCGAGGTGAAGAACCCGGACGCCTTCCCTGCCTGGCCTGATGTCATTCTCATTGATGGTGGCCAGGGACAGGTGGGCGCGGTGCGCCAGATACTCGGCGAGATGGGCATCAGCGATCTGGTCACGGCAATCGGCATCGCCAAGGGCGTTGACCGCGAGGCAGGCCGCGAGCGGTTTTTCATGGAAGGCAAGCAGCCATTTACCCTGCCCCCGCGCGATCCCGTTCTTTATTTCATCCAACGCCTGCGCGACGAGGCGCATCGCTTTGCCATAGGCACCCACCGCGCACGACGCAAGAAGGAAATAGTCAGGAATCCGCTGGATGAAATTGCCGGCATAGGCCCTACGCGCAAGCGCGCCCTTTTACATCATTTTGGAACGGCAAAAGCGGTTTCGCGCGCCGCTGTCGAAGATCTGATGCAAATCGATGGTATTTCGGAAGCCATGGCGCGGGCGATCCACGACCACTTCCGGGACAAATGACGTGATTTTGTATAATTTGGACATATTAGCGACGTTAGATTCCAGCATAACATATTCGCAGGTGTTGATTTTCTCCGTCATCCCTGTTGATGTGCCATCATAACGATGCGGCGGAACAATGCAGAAGAATCATACCCTTTCCTTGCCTAATATGCTCACTTACGGACGGATCATCGCCGTTCCGCTCGTGGTGTTGTGCTTCTTCATCGAAGGACGGCTGGAATCGAGCGACTTTGCACGCTGGACGGCGCTCGGGCTGTTCGCCATTGCGAGCATTACCGACTTTTTCGACGGCTATCTCGCCCGCATCTGGAAACAGACTTCCACGATTGGCCGGATGCTGGACCCGATCGCCGACAAGCTTCTCGTTTCCGCCATCCTGTTGCTTCTGGCAGCCGATGGTACCATTGCGGGCTGGACGCTCTGGGCTGCGATTATCATCCTGTGCCGCGAAATCCTTGTTTCGGGCCTGCGGGAATATCTTGCGGAACTGAAAGTCAGCGTGCCGGTATCACGCCTTGCCAAGTGGAAAACCACAGCACAGATGGTTGCGCTTGCTTTTCTGCTCGCTGGCCCTGCCGGTGACAAAATCATACCCTATGTAACGCAGATCGGTATCGGCCTGTTGTGGATTTCGGCCATTCTGACCCTTTATACGGGATGGGACTATTTCCGCGCTGGCCTCAAACACGTCATGGATTGATCTTTTGAGCGTAAAACTCGTCTATTTCGCCTGGGTGCGAGAAAAAATCGGCAAGGGAGAAGAATTCATCGAGCTTCCTGCCGAAGCTGTTAGCGTCGGGGAACTGATTGCCCGGCTAAAAGCACGCGGTGAAGAATATGATGCGGCTTTCGAGCATGAAAACGTTATTCGCGCCGCCATCAATCAGGAACACGCCGAACATGACGAACTGGTGAAGGATGGCGACGAAGTGGCGCTGTTCCCTCCAATGACCGGGGGCTGATATGGACGGGCAACCCACCTGTCCGCTATCGATCAGCGTTCGCAGCGAAGATTTCGATATTGCCGCCGAGATCGACCGCATTGGCAAGAACCGCAGGGAAATCGGCGCGATTGTAACCTTTACCGGCCTTTGCCGCGATGAAGACGGACAGCTTGCCGCTCTTGAGCTTGAGCATTATCCGGGCATGGCACAAGCCGAAATTTCGCGCATGGCAAAGCAGGCCCTGGAACGCTGGCCGCTGAACGGCCTGACCATCATTCACCGCTATGGTCTGATTAAACCCGGCGAAAATATCGTTCTCGTCGTCGCCGCGTCCAGACATCGACACGCCGCTTTCGAGGCCGCTTCGTTTCTGATGGACTATATGAAAACCAATGCGCCTTTCTGGAAGCGTGAGCATCTTGCCGATGGCACGGCTGGCGGCTGGGTGTCCTCCAAAGAAGAGGACGAAGAAAGCCGCAAGCGATGGGAAGAGCCTCGCAAAAGCGAATGAAATGCCTGCAGTCTGGTTTGGACTGTGGTGATGAATTAACTATTTAACTCTCGAAAATACAGGAAAATTTGGGTAGCGCAGAGTTGTACCGCCACAATTTTCACATGATGATTGGGCTATTGTAGAGTTCATGAATCAGGCGCCCAATGGCGACGATTCCAGACAGGATAAAAGGCATATACCTTCTGTCAGATATGAACGACGACTGGGGGGGACGAAGGTTCGGATTTTGACAATGCGACAGGGACTGGCGAAAACTCTCTCAATTGCGGCAGCATTTGTGGTTGGCATCGGCGCGCTTGGCGGAGCTGCCGTTTTCGTTGCGACATCCATGCCGACGACGAGCGTGGCGGCCGAAAAGACAATCAGCGGCAAGGTTCTCTATCGCGAACGCATCGCGCTTCCGCCGGAGGCAAGCCTCATCGTACAGCTTGTCGATATGTCGGTTGCGGATACGCCATCGCGCGCACTGGGTGAAACACGGATCGAATCCGTGCATGGCTCGCCTATTCCCTTTGCCATCAGTTTCGACACCAACGCGATTGAGCAAGGACACAGCTATGCGCTTCAGGCGCGCATCAGCGCGGGCGACACCCTTTGGTTCGTCAATGACGAACGCTATGTCATTGACCCGGAAAACCCTGCCGCCCCTCTCGATATCAATGTCGTGATGGTTCGCAAGAATACCGACGATGCCGCCTCGATAGGGATCGAGGGCAAGGACTGGCTTGCGGAAGATATCCAGGGCAGTGGCGTGATTGACGATGCGCAGACTACTCTCAACGTCGCAACGGATGGCGCAGTCAGCGGATCTGGCGGCTGCAACCGCTATTTCAGCAAGGCAACCGTGACTGGTGAAAACATCGCCTTTGCCGAAATCGGATCAACCTATGTGCAATGCCCTCCGGCCCTGATGAACCAGGAGCGGAAATTCCTCGATGTTCTGGGCAAGACACGCTCCTATAAGATCGAGATGGGCAAGCTGATGCTTCTCGACGAGAGCGACAAGGAAATCGCAAGGCTGGCGCAGAGCCTTTAGGGGCGGGATGACTTCAAGTCAGGTCATCATCCTTTTTTAATCGGTTCTCGGAAGAACAGTTAAAAAAAACCGGGCGATTGCCCGGTTTTTTCATTCACATTGTGACTATCAGCCAACGATTTCGGTGCCCGAAAACCAGTAGGCGATTTCTTCGGCAGCGGTTTCGGGAGCATCCGAACCGTGAACCGAATTTTCACCGATGGACAGGGCGAAGGCCTTGCGGATGGTGCCTTCGTCGGCATTGGCCGGGTTGGTGGCGCCCATGACTTCACGGTTCTTGGCAATTGCGTTTTCGCCTTCGAGAACCTGAACGACCGTCGGGCCGGAGGACATGAATTCAACCAGTTCGCCAAAGAACGGACGGTCCTTGTGAACGGCGTAGAAGCCTTCAGCTTCACGGCGGCTCATCCAGACGCGCTTCGATGCGACAACGCGCAGGCCCGCTTCTTCAAGCTTGGCGATGATCGCGCCAGTCAGGTTGCGGCGGGTCGCATCGGGCTTGATCATGGAGAAAGTACGTTCAATTGCCATTATGACACCTTGTTTGATGAATGGAGAAAAGTGAGGCTCTATAACGTCGATGCGTTAAAATGCCAAGAGGCGCAAGCCCGCAAGCGGGAACGGTTTTTGGTTAAGACAGCATTTTGCGAGCCAAGCTGATCGCTTGTTATCACCGCATGGCCCCGCGATCTTATCGGCTTGAGGCTGCATAAATTTGATTCCATAGATAGGCGCGAAGGCGATTCAGGGCGGGAAATCATGGAACAGCACTTTCAGATGTTTGCCTATTACAACCAATGGGCCAACAAACTGCTCTATGACAGGGCCGCCCAGTTGAGCGACGAAGAATACCGGCTCGATCTCGGCCTCTTCTTCGGCTCCATCCACCGCACGTTCAATCATCTGCTGGTCGCAGACCGCATCTGGATGAAACGCTTTACGAATGAAGGCGACCATCCAAAGACGCTCGATACGATCATTTCCGACAATTTCATCACCCTGCGCGAAAAGCGGCAGGCGGAAGATGAGCGCATCTGCCGCTTTACCGACAGTCTCGATGCGGGGCGGCTTGCCGGGCGCTACAGCTATACCGCGCTGAACTCCATGCGGACGATCAGCCAGCGGCTTGCACCTTCCATGGCACATTTCTTCAATCACCAGACGCATCATCGCGGCCAGATCCATGCGGCCCTGACGCGGATCGGCGCGGAGGCACCATCGCTGGATCTTGTGCATTTTCTGCAACAGGAGACGGGACGCCGCTTCGCTTGAGGCTTGCGGAAAAAGCGGAAGCCGTGCAAAAGCCCTCTTACCATGCTTATCCTTGACGATATTTCCGTACGAATTGCCGGACGCCTATTGATCGACCACGCCAGCGTGACGCTGCCTGCGGGATCGAAGACAGGCTTTGTCGGCCGCAACGGCACCGGCAAATCAACCCTGTTTCGCGTGATTACGGGCGATCTGGCGCCGGAAACCGGCAGCATATCGTTTCCGAAGAACACCCGCATCGGCCAGGTGGCGCAGGAAGCGCCGGGCACTGAGGAGCCGCTGATCGAAATCGTCATGAAGGCGGACAAGGAGCGCGCCGCCCTTCTGGAAGAAGCAGCCACCGCCACAGACCCGCACCGGATTGCGGAAATCCACACGCGGCTTGCCGATATCGACGCGCATTCGGCAGAAGCGCGCGCGGGAGCCATCCTGTCCGGCCTTGGCTTCGATGCACAAGCGCAGCGCCAGCCTGCTTCCGCCTTTTCCGGCGGGTGGCGGATGCGCGTGGCGCTTGCCGCCGTTCTGTTTGCCGAACCCGATCTTCTTCTTCTCGATGAGCCGACCAACTATCTTGACCTTGAAGGCGTCTTGTGGCTGGTGGATTATGTGAAGCGTTATCCGCACACGGTCATCATCATCAGCCATGATCGCGATCTGTTGAACTCGGCCACATCATCGATCATGCATCTCGACCAGAAGAAGATCAGCTTCTGGCGCGGCAATTACGATCAATTTGAGCGGCAGCGGCATGAAATGCTGGAACTTCAGCAAAAGGCCCATGCCAGGCAGGAAGCCCACCGCAAGCACATGGAAAGCTTCGTGGAGCGTTTCCGCGCCAAGGCGACCAAGGCGCGCCAGGCGCAATCACGCCTGAAAGCATTGCAAAAGCTGAAGCCCATCGAGCTTTATGTGGAAAGCCATGTGCAGCCTTTCCGCTTTCCCGATGCGGAAAAGAAGGCCGCCTCGCCCATTATCGCGCTTGACGGCGCGGATGTGGGCTATGTGCCGGGAAAGCCGGTGCTGCGCAATGTGACGCTGCGCATCGACAATGACGACCGCATCGCACTGCTTGGCTCAAACGGCAACGGTAAATCCACGCTCGCCAAGCTGATTGCCGGGCGATTGGCCCCGGAAAAAGGCACCCTTACCATTTCGCCCAATCTGAAGGTTGCATTTTTCGCGCAGCACCAGCTTGACGATCTGGTGCCGGAAGACAATGCGATCGAGCATGTGCGCAAGCTGATGCCGGCCGAGCCGGAAGCCAGAGTGCGTGCCCGTGTCGCGCAGATGGGCCTTTCGACGGAAAAAATGCTGACACCCGCCAAGGATTTGTCGGGCGGCGAAAAGGCGCGCCTTCTCATGGGCCTTGCGACATTCCACGGCCCGAACCTGCTCATCCTCGACGAGCCGACAAACCATCTCGATATCGACAGCCGCGAGGAGCTGGTGCACGCGCTCAACGCCTTCAACGGCGCGGTGATCCTGATTGCCCACGACCGCCACCTTATCGAAGCCACGATGGAGCGGCTCTGGCTTGTGCGCGAAGGCGGCGTGAAACCATTTGAAGGCGATCTTGATGAATATCGCCAGATCGTGCTGGCAGACGCGAAGGGCGAGCCTGCTGCGGACCGCGACGAAGGGCCGAAGGTGAACAAGGCCGAGCAGCGCAAGCTTGCAGCACAAAAGCGCGAAGCCCTTGCGCCGTTGCAGAAAAAGATCAAGGAAACCGAAAGCTTGATCCAGAAATTGCAGAAACAGATTCAAGACTTCAGCATGCAGTTGGAAGACCCGGCTCTTTATGAGAAGGAACCGCAGAAAGCCATTCGCATCAACAAGGATATGAGCGACGCCAAATCAACCCTTGCCGAAGCCGAGGATAAGTGGCTGGAGCTTTCAGCCGAATATGAGGAAGCCATGGCGGAGTTGATCCGCGCCAGCCCTTAGCACTCCAGTTGCATTCTTCGTGATGCCGGGCTGCAAATGGCGACTTTTGGAACAGGCTCTTATGTTTGGGGGCGGCGAAGGCGTGTACGCATCAGGCCGTAAAGGCCGAGCACACCGAGAACGAGCCCGATAGTCGTATAGGTTTCATTGGGGGGTTGCGCACCGCGGCGCAGCACAAGATCGGCCTTGGAAAGCTGCAACCCGTCCGTATTGCCCTGCACCAGACGAAAGGCATAAAGGCCGGGAATGACCGGATCGATATCGCCCGCGCTCTGGCGCAGGACATGGCCATCCTGCGGGCGATCCGTGTTGATGGAACCGCTTGTCGAAACGAAATCGAGGCCCTGCGAGAGCACCGGCTGGCCGTCGCGGCTGACTGCTAAGGTCACGGCAGAGCGACGCTCGGCGGGCACGTAGCCCGGCAGCGGTGTGGCATCAATGAAGACACGCACCGGCGCATCGCTCGCGGCCAGGCGCACTTCCTGAACCTTGAAGCCGCTTTGACGGTTTTCCAGCATGGTCCAGCGCCCGATCTCGCTTCCGGTGAAGTGGCGCATATACCATGGATAGCCGATACCGAGCGCAATGCCGGCGGCGATCATCAGGAAAAGAACGGGGCGCATCAGGCTTTACGCTCCCAGCGCCGGTCAGGCGTCTGCTGCCAATAGGTCAAATCATGGTTCTCCGCCTTGAAGGCTTTCCATTGGGTGCGGGCAATGTCGAGCTGATCCTGATCATGCCCGTCGAACATCACCACAAGCCGCTCATAATCTCCGGCCTGTTCCAGCTTCGCGCCTTCCACAAGAAAGCGGACCGTTGCACCGTTGGGATTGGTTTCAGTCGTGGTCAACAATACGGGCTGATGTTCAGGATTGGGTTCCTTATCCGTGCCATGCGCCACAAAAGACGTGTCCGAAAAGGTCCAGAGCAGGCTGTCCAGCGCATCGCGCCGCTCTTCACTGACGGTTTGAACCGTTACGCGCCAACCACGCCCCAACGAGCGTTCGACAAGGCCCGGCA
Protein-coding regions in this window:
- a CDS encoding DNA polymerase III subunit chi, whose translation is MAEILFYHLTESTLDEALPGLVERSLGRGWRVTVQTVSEERRDALDSLLWTFSDTSFVAHGTDKEPNPEHQPVLLTTTETNPNGATVRFLVEGAKLEQAGDYERLVVMFDGHDQDQLDIARTQWKAFKAENHDLTYWQQTPDRRWERKA
- the pgsA gene encoding CDP-diacylglycerol--glycerol-3-phosphate 3-phosphatidyltransferase — protein: MQKNHTLSLPNMLTYGRIIAVPLVVLCFFIEGRLESSDFARWTALGLFAIASITDFFDGYLARIWKQTSTIGRMLDPIADKLLVSAILLLLAADGTIAGWTLWAAIIILCREILVSGLREYLAELKVSVPVSRLAKWKTTAQMVALAFLLAGPAGDKIIPYVTQIGIGLLWISAILTLYTGWDYFRAGLKHVMD
- a CDS encoding DinB family protein, which codes for MEQHFQMFAYYNQWANKLLYDRAAQLSDEEYRLDLGLFFGSIHRTFNHLLVADRIWMKRFTNEGDHPKTLDTIISDNFITLREKRQAEDERICRFTDSLDAGRLAGRYSYTALNSMRTISQRLAPSMAHFFNHQTHHRGQIHAALTRIGAEAPSLDLVHFLQQETGRRFA
- the moaD gene encoding molybdopterin converting factor subunit 1 — its product is MSVKLVYFAWVREKIGKGEEFIELPAEAVSVGELIARLKARGEEYDAAFEHENVIRAAINQEHAEHDELVKDGDEVALFPPMTGG
- the ndk gene encoding nucleoside-diphosphate kinase, whose product is MAIERTFSMIKPDATRRNLTGAIIAKLEEAGLRVVASKRVWMSRREAEGFYAVHKDRPFFGELVEFMSSGPTVVQVLEGENAIAKNREVMGATNPANADEGTIRKAFALSIGENSVHGSDAPETAAEEIAYWFSGTEIVG
- a CDS encoding molybdenum cofactor biosynthesis protein MoaE: MDGQPTCPLSISVRSEDFDIAAEIDRIGKNRREIGAIVTFTGLCRDEDGQLAALELEHYPGMAQAEISRMAKQALERWPLNGLTIIHRYGLIKPGENIVLVVAASRHRHAAFEAASFLMDYMKTNAPFWKREHLADGTAGGWVSSKEEDEESRKRWEEPRKSE
- the uvrC gene encoding excinuclease ABC subunit UvrC; amino-acid sequence: MATGEQTHLPPDDEQDVAGIIIGEAETEDDDDAAANGEEEPARIASAAESIQWDSSDGLPDTAGLSGPDIINAFVKRLPNNPGVYRMFNSDGGVLYVGKARNLKKRVSNYARGIGHSNRITRMIRETVTMEFVVTRTETEALLLEANLIKRLRPRFNVLMRDDKSFPYILLTGGHRAPGIFKHRGARSRKGDYFGPFASAGAVGRTINALQRAFLLRTCTDSVFETRTRPCLLYQIKRCSAPCTYEISDEDYAGLVAEAKAFLSGKSQSVKDHLAAAMQAASADLDFEHAAVYRDRLAALSHVQSHQGINPQTVEEADVFAIHQEGGMTCIQVFFFRTGQNWGNRAYFPKADSSLGPAEVLGAFLSQFYDDKPCPKLVLLSETVEEQSLITEALSTRAGHKVQVSVPQRGEKKELVQHALTNAREALGRRLAETSSQARLLQGLAETFGLPRAPRRIEVYDNSHIMGTNAVGGMIVAGPEGFVKNQYRKFNIRSTDITPGDDFGMMREVIERRFSRLVKEHGTPAGEVKNPDAFPAWPDVILIDGGQGQVGAVRQILGEMGISDLVTAIGIAKGVDREAGRERFFMEGKQPFTLPPRDPVLYFIQRLRDEAHRFAIGTHRARRKKEIVRNPLDEIAGIGPTRKRALLHHFGTAKAVSRAAVEDLMQIDGISEAMARAIHDHFRDK
- a CDS encoding ABC-F family ATP-binding cassette domain-containing protein translates to MLILDDISVRIAGRLLIDHASVTLPAGSKTGFVGRNGTGKSTLFRVITGDLAPETGSISFPKNTRIGQVAQEAPGTEEPLIEIVMKADKERAALLEEAATATDPHRIAEIHTRLADIDAHSAEARAGAILSGLGFDAQAQRQPASAFSGGWRMRVALAAVLFAEPDLLLLDEPTNYLDLEGVLWLVDYVKRYPHTVIIISHDRDLLNSATSSIMHLDQKKISFWRGNYDQFERQRHEMLELQQKAHARQEAHRKHMESFVERFRAKATKARQAQSRLKALQKLKPIELYVESHVQPFRFPDAEKKAASPIIALDGADVGYVPGKPVLRNVTLRIDNDDRIALLGSNGNGKSTLAKLIAGRLAPEKGTLTISPNLKVAFFAQHQLDDLVPEDNAIEHVRKLMPAEPEARVRARVAQMGLSTEKMLTPAKDLSGGEKARLLMGLATFHGPNLLILDEPTNHLDIDSREELVHALNAFNGAVILIAHDRHLIEATMERLWLVREGGVKPFEGDLDEYRQIVLADAKGEPAADRDEGPKVNKAEQRKLAAQKREALAPLQKKIKETESLIQKLQKQIQDFSMQLEDPALYEKEPQKAIRINKDMSDAKSTLAEAEDKWLELSAEYEEAMAELIRASP
- a CDS encoding META domain-containing protein produces the protein MRQGLAKTLSIAAAFVVGIGALGGAAVFVATSMPTTSVAAEKTISGKVLYRERIALPPEASLIVQLVDMSVADTPSRALGETRIESVHGSPIPFAISFDTNAIEQGHSYALQARISAGDTLWFVNDERYVIDPENPAAPLDINVVMVRKNTDDAASIGIEGKDWLAEDIQGSGVIDDAQTTLNVATDGAVSGSGGCNRYFSKATVTGENIAFAEIGSTYVQCPPALMNQERKFLDVLGKTRSYKIEMGKLMLLDESDKEIARLAQSL
- the bspB gene encoding type IV secretion system effector BspB — translated: MRPVLFLMIAAGIALGIGYPWYMRHFTGSEIGRWTMLENRQSGFKVQEVRLAASDAPVRVFIDATPLPGYVPAERRSAVTLAVSRDGQPVLSQGLDFVSTSGSINTDRPQDGHVLRQSAGDIDPVIPGLYAFRLVQGNTDGLQLSKADLVLRRGAQPPNETYTTIGLVLGVLGLYGLMRTRLRRPQT